A region from the Prionailurus viverrinus isolate Anna chromosome E2, UM_Priviv_1.0, whole genome shotgun sequence genome encodes:
- the LOC125153201 gene encoding zinc finger protein 19-like, producing MTFGFLYPVGRLKGCATASSSERNACLLPGVGPEGTGRNPKNRQNPRGKRGARDAPGDDALLARLLPYASSLPAVAGRGSSRPSLRGSSGDGSHVPEGLAPGGGDLRGLAIYFTRTEWAGLSSAQRDLYREVMLTNYGNLTSLGYPVCRLALMSLLEEGDLSWGLETQDDPPAESTNDVGQDAETNIDSESTSTQGISEERNVMISHGLLQSVSRENEFPGTCELEKHQEISTTKNIKRKDERIFCARKPFRCEECGRCFSFFSYYVRHQRIHPREKPYPCEECGKSFNGNSSLIRHQRIHTGEKPYQCEECGQAFKNSANLIRHQRIHSGDRPYLCKECGNGFPSSSELVIHQRIHTGEKPYEGKKCGKTFTVKSTLSRHQRIYSGEKSYECLKCGETFRTSSQLHHLEYAHPREKPVLDLGSFGLPAFFTPFSW from the exons ATGACCTTTGGTTTCCTCTACCCGGTGGGAAGGTTGAAAGGCTGTGCGACCGCAAGCTCCTCCGAGAGAAACGCCTGCCTCCTCCCAGGGGTCGGCCCAGAGGGAACCGGAAGAAACCCGAAAAATCGCCAGAATCCTAGAGGGAAGCGCGGAGCGAGAGACGCGCCGGGCGATGACGCACTTCTGGCGCGCCTCCTGCCCTATGCCAGCAGTCTGCCGGCAGTCGCCGGCCGCGGGAG CTCCCGCCCTTCATTGAGAGGGAGCTCAGGTGATGGCAGCCATGTGCCTGAAGGCCTGGCACCAG GAGGTGGTGACCTTCGAGGATTGGCTATCTACTTCACCCGGACAGAATGGGCTGGCCTTTCTTCTGCACAAAGGGATCTGTACAGGGAAGTGATGCTGACAAATTATGGGAACTTAACTTCCCTGG GATACCCTGTTTGCAGACTTGCCCTGATGTCACTTCTGGAGGAAGGGGATTTGTCTTGGGGCCTGGAGACACAGGATGATCCACCTGCAGAGAGTACCAATGATGTCGGTCAAG ATGCTGAGACCAACATTGACAGTGAGTCCACATCAACACAGGGAATTtctgaagaaagaaatgtgatgaTATCACATGGGCTGCTACAGAGTGTTTCTCGGGAAAATGAATTTCCAGGAACATGTGAACTGGAGAAACACCAGGAAATCTCCACAacgaaaaatattaaaagaaaggatgagagaatCTTCTGTGCACGGAAACCCTTCAGATGTGAGGAATGTGGGAGATGCTTCAGCTTTTTTTCTTACTATGTTAGACACCAGAGAATCCACCCTAGGGAGAAACCCTACCCATGTGAGGAGTGTGGGAAATCCTTTAATGGCAATTCTTCATTAATTCGGCACCagagaatccacactggagagaaaccctatcaGTGTGAAGAATGTGGGCAAGCCTTCAAGAATAGTGCCAATCTAATCAGGCACCAAAGAATCCACAGTGGGGACAGACCTTATCTCTGCAAGGAGTGTGGAAATGGCTTCCCCAGTAGTTCTGAGTTGGTTATACACCAGAGAAtccacactggggagaaaccTTATGAGGGTAAGAAGTGTGGAAAAACTTTCACTGTTAAGTCAACACTAAGTCGGCATCAGAGAATCTACAGTGGAGAGAAATCATACGAGTGTCTCAAGTGTGGGGAAACCTTTAGGACTTCCTCTCAGCTACATCATCTTGAGTATGCCCACCCTAGGGAGAAGCCTGTCCTGGACCTTGGTTCCTTTGGCCTCCCAGCATTTTTTACCCCCTTTTCATGGTAA